Proteins from a genomic interval of Pseudodesulfovibrio nedwellii:
- the acpS gene encoding holo-ACP synthase — protein MIKGIGIDLAELDRIEELWDRYGMKFAHRILTDRETEQLPKIHPTKRLAALFAGKEAAVKALGTGFAQGIHFKCIEILHAPSGKPEISFLHNGLEECKRQGITAAHISLTHSRDTAGATVILEG, from the coding sequence ATGATCAAAGGCATCGGCATAGACCTCGCTGAACTGGACCGCATTGAAGAACTGTGGGACCGGTACGGTATGAAATTCGCTCACCGGATTTTGACAGACCGCGAGACCGAACAATTACCCAAGATTCATCCAACCAAACGTCTGGCCGCGTTGTTTGCCGGCAAGGAGGCAGCAGTCAAGGCGTTGGGAACAGGATTTGCCCAGGGCATTCATTTCAAATGCATTGAAATACTCCACGCGCCAAGCGGCAAACCGGAAATCTCTTTTTTGCATAACGGTCTTGAAGAATGCAAAAGACAGGGTATCACCGCCGCACACATATCCTTGACTCATTCCCGTGACACCGCTGGTGCCACCGTGATATTGGAAGGCTAG
- a CDS encoding pyridoxine 5'-phosphate synthase: MPVLVVNVDHVATLRQARMGIEPEPVTAAYMAEMAGATGIIVHLREDRRHIQDRDVELIKQTCNTRLHLEMAATKEMQSIALNIEPEMVCMVPEKRQELTTEGGLNCIGREDELRDFLAPIHAKGIRSSLFIDADPKQIQAAQATGAEYIEIHTGHYADAKEIDARNDELEKILKGVALATDIGLKVNLGHGLNYRNILNFKDVPGITEYSIGHSIMARAIFIGLDQAVRDMANLVRTFAD; this comes from the coding sequence ATGCCGGTACTCGTTGTCAACGTTGATCATGTGGCTACTCTGCGTCAGGCCAGAATGGGCATAGAGCCAGAACCAGTCACCGCCGCCTATATGGCTGAAATGGCGGGAGCGACTGGAATCATTGTCCATCTTCGCGAAGATCGTCGCCACATTCAAGACAGAGATGTAGAACTTATTAAACAGACATGTAACACTCGTTTGCATCTAGAAATGGCTGCCACAAAAGAAATGCAATCCATTGCCTTGAATATAGAACCTGAAATGGTCTGTATGGTGCCTGAAAAACGACAGGAATTAACCACAGAAGGCGGATTAAACTGCATTGGTCGAGAAGATGAATTGCGAGATTTTCTTGCCCCAATTCACGCCAAGGGCATCCGTTCCAGCCTGTTTATCGACGCCGACCCCAAGCAGATTCAAGCGGCGCAGGCCACTGGTGCAGAATATATTGAAATCCACACCGGCCACTATGCGGACGCCAAAGAAATTGATGCGCGCAACGATGAATTGGAAAAGATTCTCAAAGGTGTTGCCCTGGCCACTGACATCGGCCTCAAGGTCAATCTGGGTCACGGCCTCAATTATCGAAATATCCTAAACTTCAAAGATGTTCCCGGCATCACGGAATACTCCATCGGACATTCCATCATGGCCCGCGCCATTTTCATAGGCCTTGATCAAGCCGTGCGCGACATGGCTAACCTTGTCAGGACCTTTGCGGACTAA
- a CDS encoding UDP-glucose dehydrogenase family protein produces MNVCIVGTGYVGLVSAACFAEMGNNIYCVDVNPKVVETLRNGQVHIYEPGLEDFVKRNTEQGRLTFTTDLGEGLAEAEVVFITVGTPCGDDGSCDLSYVDAVAREIGQRMTSPKIVVDKSTVPVGTADRVRGIISGELEKRGESIDFDVVSNPEFLKEGDAVNDFMKPDRVIVGTEDENSAKALQNLYGPFARSREKLIVMGVRSAEMTKYAANCMLATKISFINEVANICERVGADVSEVRAGIGSDSRIGYSFIYPGVGYGGSCFPKDVKALIGTAAENGYDAKLIRSVDEVNNKQKHVLADKIKEYFEPQGGVKGRRLAVWGIAFKANTDDIREASAIEVIKDLTALGMTVRAFDPVANERAREEVGHLEGLEIMDDEYDVLDGADALAVVTDWNQFRDPDFERIKSAMKAPLVFDGRNLYQPERMGQAGFAYFSIGRMPVK; encoded by the coding sequence ATGAACGTATGCATCGTTGGCACTGGGTATGTGGGCCTTGTTTCCGCAGCCTGCTTTGCCGAAATGGGTAACAATATTTATTGTGTGGACGTCAACCCCAAGGTTGTCGAGACCTTGAGAAATGGTCAGGTCCATATCTACGAACCGGGTCTTGAAGATTTTGTCAAACGCAACACGGAACAGGGCCGCCTGACTTTCACGACTGACCTTGGTGAAGGTTTGGCTGAAGCGGAAGTTGTTTTTATCACTGTTGGTACGCCGTGTGGCGACGATGGTTCCTGTGATCTTTCTTACGTCGACGCAGTGGCTCGTGAAATTGGCCAGCGTATGACGAGTCCGAAAATTGTCGTGGACAAGTCCACGGTTCCTGTCGGTACTGCTGATCGCGTACGTGGCATTATTTCAGGCGAATTGGAAAAGCGCGGTGAGTCCATTGACTTCGACGTGGTTTCCAACCCCGAGTTTCTGAAAGAGGGTGATGCCGTCAATGACTTCATGAAGCCGGATCGTGTGATCGTCGGTACTGAAGATGAAAATTCCGCAAAGGCATTGCAAAATTTGTATGGTCCTTTTGCTCGCAGTCGCGAAAAACTTATTGTCATGGGTGTGCGCTCAGCCGAGATGACCAAGTATGCTGCCAACTGCATGCTTGCCACGAAGATTTCTTTCATCAACGAAGTAGCCAATATTTGTGAACGTGTTGGAGCCGATGTCTCAGAAGTGCGTGCGGGTATCGGTTCCGATAGCCGTATCGGGTACAGCTTTATTTATCCTGGCGTTGGCTACGGTGGTTCTTGTTTCCCCAAGGATGTCAAAGCGCTTATTGGTACTGCTGCAGAAAATGGCTATGATGCCAAGCTCATTCGATCGGTGGATGAGGTTAATAATAAGCAGAAGCATGTCCTTGCCGACAAGATCAAGGAATACTTTGAACCGCAGGGCGGAGTAAAGGGACGTCGTCTGGCTGTTTGGGGTATCGCCTTCAAAGCCAACACCGATGATATCCGTGAAGCTTCCGCCATTGAAGTTATCAAGGACCTGACTGCTCTTGGTATGACGGTGCGTGCTTTTGATCCTGTGGCTAACGAGCGTGCTCGTGAAGAAGTTGGTCATCTTGAAGGGTTGGAAATCATGGATGACGAATATGATGTGCTGGATGGTGCAGATGCGCTGGCAGTGGTAACTGATTGGAATCAGTTCAGGGATCCTGATTTCGAGCGTATTAAGAGTGCCATGAAGGCACCTCTTGTTTTTGATGGCCGGAATCTTTATCAGCCTGAACGCATGGGGCAGGCTGGTTTTGCGTATTTCAGCATTGGCAGAATGCCGGTGAAATAA
- a CDS encoding chemotaxis protein CheW — protein sequence MSLEIEEFGDVKGVEADQELTQLVTFSIGEEEFGVNILQVQEIIRTMEITNVPRAPEFVEGVINLRGKVIPIVDMRRRFGLQSKEHDKYTRIIVIEIDMIIVGFVVDAVSEVLRIPANSVQPPPPMVAGMDSDYIDGVGKLDDRLLILLDLDSLLDNEEKEALGNV from the coding sequence ATGAGCCTTGAAATTGAAGAATTTGGCGATGTCAAGGGAGTCGAAGCCGATCAGGAATTGACTCAACTGGTGACGTTTAGCATCGGTGAAGAGGAATTCGGCGTCAATATCCTTCAGGTGCAGGAAATCATCCGCACAATGGAGATCACCAATGTTCCGCGTGCGCCTGAGTTTGTTGAAGGGGTTATTAATTTGCGTGGCAAAGTTATTCCCATTGTGGATATGCGACGCCGTTTTGGGCTTCAGTCCAAAGAGCACGATAAATATACCCGTATCATTGTCATCGAAATTGATATGATAATCGTAGGATTTGTAGTTGATGCTGTCTCCGAGGTTTTGCGAATCCCCGCCAATTCGGTTCAGCCGCCGCCGCCTATGGTTGCTGGTATGGATTCCGATTATATTGACGGCGTGGGCAAGCTTGATGACAGACTCCTCATACTGCTGGATTTGGATTCTTTGCTTGATAATGAGGAGAAGGAAGCGTTGGGCAACGTTTAA
- the mfd gene encoding transcription-repair coupling factor yields the protein MSLYPKAISEFMRKATDSVRIFKSGPGSQALMAKSLLSKGSSVVLVVPGVTEFKEMRALLTLFASETGAGLERPTWENDWFFLPPYHSKTPDAQAWSERWAALYGLTYGKKPCGVLMTSDNLLPHWPEESVLRENWVSLAKGEEMSPDILLEQLVSWGYVRRKLVSGPGDMAMRGDILDIHAPGYALPLRLEFFGDILEEIRLFDPASQRSKADLAEAVLLPVSPGITTDDYAERATVMWEKFRKTGEINSAQEHSLIERLDANNGFVWPGLYYDNPVGLEAYLPKDAAYLLSAGGTLRARLEDRDQAWRDFLKEEERAKGVSLPLRFIVRTHEAARQVWRDARQLVFEELTIGREKVGIDLGEIPYSDFTDIFWQPEASRRPWSALMTGLKEWNRSGQTTILSFRTQRSRSKFLALAEQEKLPMSLEFKPGGRGIFALISPLRKGMELAWDQTRILGEEILQPQAARVHVGREKAFKGLEKYEDLSEGDLLVHRDYGLAQFGGLHHMNIGAGANDYLLLFFSGDDKLYLPVDRLNLVQRFKGPEGAKRPSLDKLGGTRWSKTTAKVRKAIEKIAHELVEMYAFRKVGKGFGYGPLDDMYSEFEATFGFEETPDQDKAVADVFRDMEKPEPMDRLVCGDVGFGKTEVALRAAFRAALEGYQTALLCPTTVLAEQHYQTFTKRMEGFPVRVGMLSRFVSAKRQKTIIEAAARGEIDILIGTHRLLSKDVELPNLGLLILDEEQRFGVKHKEKLKHFRQNIDVLTLTATPIPRTLQLSLSGIRGLSVIETPPVDRKPVETALMEREALELKAVLERELARGGQIYWVYNRVNGLARVADFVKELVPGAKVGMAHGRMNEKTLEEAMRNFWHGELDVLVCTAIVESGLDFPNANTLIVDQAQLFGLGQLYQLRGRVGRSERQAYAYFVVPSIKDISEIVRKRLRIILDMDYLGAGFKVAMEDLRLRGAGNILGETQSGQIAKVGLELFLEMLEEEVRRLRGEAETRASDPELNFVFEAHIPSGYVPDSKERLRYYKALSSASTDLELREFEAELRDRFGPLPEELDSFFGVLRLKQTLSRLQAARAELYPGRAVVTWSDNAIAVSPEKLMQWVAARGDMTRIVPPAKLEIRYGEIDSMRQALEETAIDLEAMLDMESDTANDTK from the coding sequence ATGTCATTATATCCCAAAGCTATATCTGAATTCATGCGCAAAGCGACTGATTCTGTCCGTATTTTTAAAAGCGGACCGGGTAGTCAGGCCCTTATGGCAAAGTCCCTGCTTTCTAAGGGAAGCAGTGTGGTCCTTGTTGTGCCCGGTGTTACCGAATTTAAGGAAATGCGGGCGCTTTTGACACTGTTTGCTTCGGAGACAGGAGCGGGGCTGGAGCGGCCGACCTGGGAAAACGATTGGTTTTTTCTTCCTCCATATCATTCAAAAACACCTGACGCACAGGCGTGGAGCGAACGCTGGGCGGCCTTGTACGGTTTGACTTATGGGAAAAAGCCGTGCGGCGTGCTTATGACCTCGGACAACCTGTTGCCGCATTGGCCAGAAGAGTCTGTCCTGAGAGAAAATTGGGTTTCGCTTGCCAAGGGCGAAGAAATGTCGCCCGATATTCTTTTGGAGCAGCTTGTCAGTTGGGGGTATGTACGGCGTAAGTTGGTCTCTGGCCCGGGCGATATGGCCATGCGCGGCGATATCCTCGATATCCACGCGCCCGGATATGCACTTCCATTGAGGTTGGAATTTTTCGGTGACATTCTGGAAGAAATCAGACTGTTCGATCCAGCATCCCAGCGATCAAAAGCCGATTTGGCAGAAGCTGTTTTGCTTCCTGTTTCACCGGGGATTACCACAGACGACTATGCGGAACGAGCGACTGTCATGTGGGAAAAATTCCGAAAGACCGGAGAAATAAACTCGGCGCAAGAACATTCCCTGATTGAACGCCTTGATGCCAACAATGGCTTTGTTTGGCCTGGTTTGTATTATGATAATCCGGTCGGGCTAGAGGCTTATTTGCCGAAGGATGCGGCATACTTGTTGTCGGCCGGTGGTACCTTGCGGGCGCGGTTGGAAGATCGGGATCAGGCATGGCGGGACTTTCTCAAGGAAGAAGAGCGGGCGAAGGGCGTGAGCCTTCCCTTGCGTTTTATTGTGCGTACTCACGAAGCAGCTCGACAAGTATGGCGTGACGCCAGACAGCTTGTTTTTGAAGAGTTGACTATCGGGCGTGAAAAGGTCGGTATCGATCTGGGTGAGATACCCTATAGTGATTTTACGGATATTTTTTGGCAGCCCGAGGCTTCAAGAAGGCCGTGGTCCGCGTTGATGACGGGGTTGAAAGAGTGGAATCGTTCGGGGCAGACCACTATTCTCAGTTTTCGGACACAGCGTTCACGGAGTAAGTTCCTGGCTTTGGCAGAGCAGGAAAAGCTGCCCATGAGTTTAGAATTCAAACCGGGCGGGCGTGGTATTTTTGCGTTGATTTCCCCTTTGCGCAAGGGGATGGAGTTGGCTTGGGATCAAACGCGTATTCTTGGCGAAGAAATTTTACAGCCGCAGGCTGCACGAGTTCATGTCGGGCGAGAAAAAGCCTTCAAGGGACTGGAGAAGTACGAGGATCTTTCCGAAGGAGATCTTCTCGTACATCGTGATTATGGGTTGGCGCAGTTTGGTGGATTGCATCATATGAACATCGGTGCGGGTGCCAACGATTATCTGCTGCTTTTCTTTTCGGGCGATGATAAATTGTACCTTCCTGTGGATAGGCTCAATCTGGTGCAGCGGTTCAAGGGGCCTGAGGGGGCGAAGCGGCCTTCTCTGGATAAGCTTGGCGGAACCCGTTGGAGTAAGACTACTGCCAAAGTCCGTAAGGCCATTGAGAAAATTGCACACGAACTGGTCGAGATGTATGCCTTTCGTAAAGTGGGTAAGGGATTTGGCTATGGCCCGCTAGACGATATGTATTCCGAGTTCGAAGCAACGTTTGGTTTTGAAGAGACGCCGGACCAGGATAAGGCCGTGGCCGATGTCTTTCGTGACATGGAAAAACCGGAGCCTATGGACAGGCTTGTGTGTGGCGATGTTGGTTTTGGCAAGACTGAAGTTGCCTTGCGCGCGGCTTTCCGTGCTGCATTGGAAGGATACCAGACCGCTTTGCTGTGTCCGACCACGGTGTTGGCGGAGCAGCATTATCAGACGTTTACCAAGCGGATGGAAGGATTTCCTGTCCGGGTTGGCATGCTCAGTCGTTTTGTTTCAGCCAAGCGGCAGAAGACTATTATTGAGGCGGCGGCTAGAGGTGAGATTGATATTCTCATAGGAACCCATCGTCTCTTGTCCAAGGATGTGGAACTGCCTAACCTTGGATTGCTCATATTGGATGAAGAGCAGCGGTTTGGAGTCAAACACAAGGAAAAGCTCAAGCATTTCAGACAAAACATTGATGTTTTGACACTAACTGCAACGCCTATTCCTCGTACATTACAACTTTCTCTGTCCGGGATTCGAGGGCTGTCAGTTATCGAGACACCGCCGGTTGACCGTAAACCTGTTGAAACGGCGCTTATGGAACGTGAAGCTTTGGAACTCAAGGCCGTTCTGGAGCGGGAGCTTGCACGTGGTGGTCAGATCTACTGGGTGTACAATCGGGTGAACGGGCTGGCGCGAGTCGCTGATTTTGTAAAAGAATTAGTCCCTGGAGCCAAAGTCGGCATGGCCCATGGGCGGATGAATGAAAAAACTTTGGAAGAGGCCATGCGCAATTTTTGGCATGGTGAACTCGACGTGCTTGTTTGTACGGCCATTGTTGAATCCGGGTTGGATTTCCCCAATGCCAACACGTTGATTGTGGATCAGGCGCAATTGTTTGGCCTTGGTCAGTTGTATCAACTGAGAGGGCGCGTTGGCCGAAGTGAACGGCAGGCCTATGCGTATTTTGTGGTTCCCTCCATTAAGGATATTTCCGAAATTGTGCGCAAACGCTTGCGTATCATTCTGGACATGGATTATCTGGGAGCAGGATTCAAGGTGGCCATGGAAGATTTACGTCTTCGTGGTGCTGGTAATATTTTGGGGGAGACCCAGTCTGGTCAGATTGCCAAAGTCGGGCTGGAACTCTTTTTGGAAATGTTGGAGGAAGAGGTTCGACGGTTGCGAGGCGAAGCCGAAACGCGAGCCAGTGATCCGGAACTTAATTTTGTTTTCGAGGCACATATTCCGAGTGGATATGTACCTGATTCAAAGGAAAGACTTCGGTATTACAAGGCGTTGTCGTCAGCCTCTACCGATTTGGAACTCCGTGAATTCGAAGCGGAACTTCGAGATCGTTTTGGGCCATTGCCGGAAGAGTTGGATTCCTTTTTCGGTGTGTTACGCTTGAAGCAGACGTTGTCAAGATTGCAGGCAGCCAGAGCGGAGTTGTATCCGGGGCGGGCTGTTGTTACGTGGAGTGACAACGCTATTGCTGTCAGTCCTGAAAAATTGATGCAATGGGTCGCAGCTCGTGGCGACATGACCCGAATTGTTCCTCCGGCTAAGTTGGAAATTCGATATGGAGAAATAGACTCCATGCGACAGGCCCTTGAAGAAACGGCTATTGATCTGGAAGCAATGTTGGATATGGAATCCGACACCGCAAACGATACAAAATAA